A region from the Azospirillum thermophilum genome encodes:
- a CDS encoding nucleotidyltransferase domain-containing protein, which yields MAVVDDKLRILLDRIVPALQPEAVYLFGSRARGDFDEDSDYDLLVILPDDRAETRPAVRRAYEAKAGTGIPADFLACTRGGFERSKDLKGTLSYEASHFGVLVYGR from the coding sequence ATGGCGGTGGTGGACGACAAGCTGAGGATCCTGCTGGACCGGATCGTGCCGGCCCTTCAGCCGGAGGCCGTCTACCTGTTCGGCAGCCGGGCGCGCGGCGACTTCGACGAGGACAGCGATTACGACCTGTTGGTGATCCTTCCCGACGATCGGGCCGAGACGAGGCCTGCTGTCCGCCGCGCCTACGAGGCCAAGGCGGGTACCGGAATTCCGGCGGATTTTCTCGCCTGCACCCGAGGCGGGTTCGAGCGCTCGAAGGATCTCAAGGGCACACTGAGCTATGAGGCCAGCCACTTCGGAGTCCTCGTCTATGGCCGGTGA
- a CDS encoding HEPN domain-containing protein — protein MAGEALLAWIRVADLDIKAIRNNLFGPDPTADIAAYHCQQAAEKLVKALLLAADIHPPKTHDIEALVDRLPNGHPLLPLIAPLGRFTEFVTSARYPGPDPFADVSSGLSIADVASWLAEIQGVRAEIVRFLEVSP, from the coding sequence ATGGCCGGTGAGGCTCTTCTGGCCTGGATCAGGGTCGCTGACCTCGACATCAAGGCGATCCGCAACAACCTCTTCGGCCCCGATCCCACTGCCGATATTGCAGCCTACCATTGCCAGCAGGCGGCGGAGAAACTGGTGAAGGCGCTGTTGCTGGCAGCGGACATCCATCCGCCCAAGACCCATGACATTGAAGCGCTGGTCGACCGGCTCCCCAACGGGCATCCCTTGCTGCCCCTGATTGCGCCACTGGGGCGATTTACCGAGTTCGTCACGTCCGCCCGCTATCCCGGTCCGGATCCCTTCGCGGACGTTTCCTCCGGTTTGTCCATTGCCGACGTCGCCTCCTGGCTTGCCGAGATCCAGGGGGTGCGGGCCGAAATCGTCCGGTTCCTGGAGGTGTCGCCATGA
- a CDS encoding thioesterase family protein has product MTAAPLDLHRATVRPEWIDYNGHMNVAYYLLAFDQATDAVLDRFAIGRHYAETQQRSMFVVDAHLTYAREVTEGDPLRFASWLLGADGKRLHLFHEMRHAEDGFLAATAEFMLVHVDLSQRRAVPFAEPVAAALSAAVRAHAALPRPPQAGRAVRSIGG; this is encoded by the coding sequence ATGACCGCCGCCCCGCTCGACCTCCACCGGGCGACCGTCCGGCCGGAGTGGATCGACTACAACGGCCACATGAACGTCGCCTACTATCTGCTGGCCTTCGACCAGGCGACGGACGCCGTGCTCGACCGCTTCGCGATCGGCCGCCACTATGCCGAGACGCAGCAGCGCTCGATGTTCGTGGTCGATGCGCACCTGACCTATGCCCGCGAGGTGACGGAGGGCGATCCGCTGCGCTTCGCCTCCTGGCTGCTGGGTGCGGACGGCAAGCGGCTGCACCTGTTCCACGAGATGCGCCACGCGGAGGACGGGTTCCTGGCGGCGACGGCGGAGTTCATGCTGGTACATGTCGATCTGTCGCAGCGCAGGGCCGTCCCCTTCGCGGAACCGGTCGCCGCGGCGCTGTCCGCGGCGGTGCGGGCGCATGCCGCGCTGCCGCGTCCGCCGCAGGCGGGGCGGGCGGTGCGGTCCATCGGCGGCTGA
- a CDS encoding pentapeptide repeat-containing protein encodes MIRSAFAAALLLALFPLSAAADCADPAAPAVNWRRCYFDGQDLQSATLTGAMLRDAVFQRATLDGSDLGEADGYRAKFVSARAVGTRFDRARLIEADFTRADLTGASFRESDLRNAKLVGATLRKADFTGAKLAGTDLRHADLSGAVWLDGQRICADASIGQCN; translated from the coding sequence ATGATCAGATCCGCCTTCGCCGCCGCCCTGCTCCTCGCGCTCTTTCCCCTCTCCGCCGCCGCCGACTGCGCGGATCCGGCGGCTCCCGCCGTCAATTGGCGCCGCTGTTACTTCGACGGGCAGGATCTGCAATCGGCCACCCTGACCGGCGCCATGCTGCGCGACGCGGTGTTCCAGCGCGCCACGCTCGACGGGTCCGACCTCGGCGAGGCCGACGGCTACCGGGCGAAGTTCGTCAGCGCCCGGGCGGTCGGCACCCGCTTCGACCGGGCCCGGTTGATCGAGGCCGACTTCACCCGTGCCGACCTGACCGGCGCCTCCTTCCGCGAGTCCGACCTGCGCAATGCCAAGCTGGTGGGGGCGACCCTGCGCAAGGCCGACTTCACGGGGGCGAAGCTGGCCGGCACCGACCTGCGCCACGCCGACCTCTCCGGGGCTGTCTGGCTCGATGGCCAGCGCATCTGCGCGGACGCGTCCATCGGGCAGTGCAACTAG
- a CDS encoding GGDEF domain-containing protein, which yields MSDGDFERASGLAARAMERMLADRLPPTPQNFTLWYVYYSGQLPDLIRAIDLAGRDGKTPPQSLLDEFYKRFFTFDAEVQAIRETSEKARHALSRVLEQIGSVETETDRYGHTLTGFRGELDQPLTVGELRAMVAAIAAETAAIVERQARLQAHLQESSQQLAEIRVSLDTARREALTDGLTGIANRKAFDQALEDAIAEAGRESLPLSLLMIDIDHFKSFNDTHGHLIGDHVLKLVGRMLMECIKGRDTAARFGGEEFAIVLPRTPLASAMTVAEQVRSCVGARQIVNKARNANYGTISLSVGVAEYRPGEDAGSLIRRADQALYVAKRSGRNRVCADA from the coding sequence GTGAGCGACGGGGATTTCGAACGGGCGAGCGGGCTTGCGGCACGGGCGATGGAGCGCATGCTGGCCGACCGGCTGCCGCCGACGCCGCAGAACTTCACGCTGTGGTACGTCTATTACAGCGGCCAGCTCCCCGACCTGATCCGCGCCATCGACCTCGCCGGCCGGGACGGCAAGACGCCGCCGCAATCGCTGCTCGACGAGTTCTACAAGCGCTTCTTCACCTTCGACGCGGAGGTGCAGGCGATCCGCGAGACGTCGGAGAAGGCGCGCCACGCGTTGAGCCGCGTGCTGGAGCAGATCGGCTCGGTGGAGACGGAGACCGACCGTTACGGCCACACCCTGACCGGCTTCCGCGGCGAGCTGGACCAGCCGCTGACCGTTGGGGAGCTGCGCGCCATGGTCGCCGCCATCGCGGCGGAGACCGCGGCGATCGTCGAGCGGCAGGCCCGGCTGCAGGCGCATCTCCAGGAATCGTCCCAGCAGCTCGCCGAAATCCGTGTCAGCCTCGACACCGCCCGGCGGGAGGCGCTGACCGACGGGCTGACCGGCATCGCCAACCGCAAGGCCTTCGATCAGGCGCTGGAGGACGCGATCGCGGAGGCCGGGCGCGAGTCCCTGCCGCTGTCGCTGCTGATGATCGACATCGACCATTTCAAGAGCTTCAACGACACCCACGGGCACCTGATCGGCGACCATGTCCTGAAGCTGGTCGGGCGCATGCTGATGGAGTGCATCAAGGGGCGCGACACCGCCGCCCGCTTCGGCGGCGAGGAGTTCGCCATCGTCCTGCCGCGCACCCCTCTCGCCAGCGCCATGACGGTGGCCGAGCAGGTGCGGAGTTGCGTCGGCGCCCGCCAGATCGTCAACAAGGCGCGCAACGCCAACTACGGCACCATCTCCCTGTCGGTCGGCGTCGCCGAATACCGGCCGGGCGAGGATGCCGGCAGCCTGATCCGCCGCGCCGACCAGGCGCTCTACGTCGCCAAGCGCTCCGGCCGCAACCGCGTCTGCGCCGACGCCTGA
- a CDS encoding molybdopterin-containing oxidoreductase family protein, translated as MPAEFLPTACPHDCPSTCALEVERLAPDRIGKVRGAADNSYTAGVICAKVSRYAERTHAPDRLKVPLLRSGPKGSGQWTEIGWDEALDRIADAFLAAERQYGPEAVWPYYYAGTMGLVQRGGIQRLRHAKRYSRQTSTVCDTPANMGWLAGHGDIRGADPREMAESDLIVNWGGNPVATQVNVMTHVSRARKARGAKLVTVDPYRTGTAEVSDLHLMLRPGTDGALACAVMHVLFRDGHADRGYLARYAAGLERLEEHLAGRTPEWASAITGLPVEQIEAFATLYGTTKRSYLRLGYGLTRAHNGAAQMHAVSCLPVVTGAWQHRGGGALYCSSGIYHIDRTLSEGLDRLDPSVRSFDQSRIGAVLTGDPRDLKGGVPVTAMLIQNTNPAAICPDSRRVRQGFLREDLFVAVHEQFMTDTARLADLVIPATTFMEHDDLYRGGGQMHILIGRKVIEPQFEARENHRVVSEIARRVGAEHPGFGMSALEIIDAMLKTSGLGDAQSLTEARWIDAQPDFETSHFLTGFAWPDGRFRFAPDWSALGPYGGMPALPDHMPPARDADAEHPFRLVTAPARQFLNTSFTETATSQKREGRPTALIHPLDAGDLGLAEGERVRLGNPQGSVVVHARPFDGVPRGVVIVEGIWPNHAFVEGIGINSLTSPEPVPPAGGAAFHDTAVWMRPA; from the coding sequence ATGCCGGCCGAGTTCCTTCCCACCGCCTGCCCGCACGACTGCCCCAGCACCTGCGCCCTGGAGGTGGAGCGGCTGGCCCCCGACCGGATCGGCAAGGTCCGCGGCGCGGCCGACAACAGCTATACCGCCGGCGTCATCTGCGCCAAGGTCAGCCGTTACGCCGAGCGGACCCACGCGCCGGACCGGCTGAAGGTCCCCCTGCTGCGCAGCGGCCCCAAGGGCTCCGGCCAATGGACGGAGATCGGCTGGGACGAGGCGCTGGACCGCATCGCCGACGCCTTCCTGGCGGCGGAGCGGCAGTACGGGCCGGAGGCCGTCTGGCCCTACTACTATGCCGGCACCATGGGGCTGGTGCAGCGCGGCGGCATCCAGCGCCTGCGCCACGCCAAGCGCTATTCCCGCCAGACCAGCACCGTCTGCGACACGCCGGCAAACATGGGCTGGCTGGCCGGCCACGGCGACATCCGCGGCGCCGATCCGCGCGAGATGGCGGAAAGCGACCTGATCGTCAACTGGGGCGGCAATCCGGTCGCCACCCAGGTCAACGTGATGACCCACGTCAGCCGCGCCCGCAAGGCGCGCGGGGCGAAGCTGGTCACCGTCGATCCCTACCGCACCGGCACCGCCGAGGTGTCGGACCTGCACCTGATGCTGCGGCCGGGCACCGACGGGGCGCTGGCCTGCGCGGTGATGCATGTGCTGTTCCGCGACGGCCACGCCGACCGCGGCTATCTCGCCCGCTATGCCGCCGGGCTGGAGCGGCTGGAGGAGCATCTGGCGGGCCGCACGCCGGAGTGGGCCTCGGCCATCACCGGCCTGCCGGTGGAGCAGATCGAGGCCTTCGCGACGCTCTACGGCACGACGAAGCGCAGCTACCTGCGGCTGGGCTATGGGCTGACACGCGCCCACAACGGGGCGGCCCAGATGCATGCGGTGTCCTGCCTGCCGGTGGTGACCGGCGCCTGGCAGCACCGCGGCGGCGGGGCGCTCTACTGCTCGTCCGGCATCTACCACATCGACCGCACCCTGTCGGAGGGGCTGGACCGGCTCGACCCCTCGGTGCGTTCCTTCGACCAGTCGCGCATCGGCGCGGTGCTGACCGGCGACCCGCGCGACCTGAAGGGCGGCGTGCCGGTGACGGCGATGCTGATCCAGAACACCAACCCGGCGGCCATCTGCCCGGATTCCCGCCGCGTCCGCCAGGGCTTCCTGCGCGAGGACCTGTTCGTCGCGGTGCATGAGCAGTTCATGACCGATACGGCGCGGCTGGCCGACCTCGTCATCCCGGCGACCACCTTCATGGAGCATGACGACCTCTACCGCGGCGGCGGCCAGATGCACATCCTGATCGGCCGCAAGGTGATCGAGCCGCAGTTCGAGGCGCGCGAGAACCACCGGGTCGTCAGCGAGATCGCGCGGCGCGTCGGCGCCGAGCATCCCGGATTCGGCATGTCGGCGCTGGAGATCATCGACGCCATGCTGAAGACGTCGGGCCTCGGCGATGCGCAGTCGCTGACCGAGGCGCGCTGGATCGACGCCCAGCCGGATTTCGAGACCTCGCATTTCCTGACCGGCTTCGCCTGGCCGGACGGCCGTTTCCGCTTCGCCCCGGACTGGAGCGCGCTGGGCCCCTATGGCGGCATGCCGGCGCTTCCCGACCACATGCCGCCGGCACGCGACGCCGATGCCGAGCATCCCTTCCGCCTCGTCACCGCGCCGGCGCGCCAGTTCCTCAACACCTCCTTCACCGAGACGGCGACCTCGCAGAAGCGCGAGGGGCGGCCGACCGCGCTGATCCACCCGCTGGACGCCGGGGATCTCGGGCTGGCCGAGGGCGAGAGGGTGAGGCTGGGCAACCCGCAGGGCAGCGTCGTGGTCCATGCCAGGCCGTTCGACGGGGTGCCGCGCGGCGTGGTGATCGTCGAGGGCATCTGGCCGAACCACGCCTTCGTCGAGGGCATCGGCATCAACAGCCTGACCTCGCCCGAGCCGGTCCCGCCGGCCGGCGGCGCCGCGTTCCACGACACCGCGGTCTGGATGCGCCCGGCCTGA
- a CDS encoding TRAP transporter large permease — translation MNGAIIFGLLITLMLTGMPISIALGLTVLSFLFFLTQVPIDAVALKLFTGIEKFEIMAIPFFILAGNFLTHGGVARRMINFATSMVGHWHGGLGLAGVMACALFAAVSGSSPATVVAIGSIILPAMVKQGFPKRFGAGIVTTSGALGILIPPSIVMVMYCVAVTGHPQAPSIGQMFLAGVVPGLMMATMLGITTWTRARRNGYPRMPRATFGERWAAFRESFWGLLLIVVVMGGIYSGVFTPTEAAAMAAVYAFVVAVFVYKDMTLRQVPKVLLDSASMSAMLLYIITNAVLFSFLMTSEQIPQTMAAWIIEQQMGVWVFLLVVNIVLLAAGNFMEPSSIVLILAPILFPVAMKLGIDPVHFGILIIVNMEVGMCHPPVGLNLYVASGITKMGITELTVAVWPWLLTMLVFLAMVTYIPAISLWFPRLIGVM, via the coding sequence ATGAACGGCGCCATCATCTTCGGCCTGCTGATCACGCTGATGCTGACCGGCATGCCGATTTCCATCGCGCTCGGCCTGACGGTGCTGAGCTTCCTGTTCTTCCTGACCCAGGTGCCGATCGACGCGGTGGCGCTGAAGCTGTTCACCGGCATCGAGAAGTTCGAGATCATGGCGATCCCGTTCTTCATCCTGGCCGGCAACTTCCTGACGCACGGCGGCGTGGCGCGGCGGATGATCAACTTCGCCACCTCGATGGTCGGACACTGGCACGGCGGGCTGGGGCTGGCGGGCGTCATGGCCTGCGCGCTGTTCGCCGCGGTGTCGGGCTCCAGCCCGGCCACGGTGGTCGCCATCGGTTCGATCATCCTGCCGGCGATGGTGAAGCAGGGCTTTCCCAAGCGCTTCGGCGCCGGCATCGTCACCACGTCGGGCGCGCTCGGCATCCTGATCCCGCCGTCCATCGTGATGGTGATGTACTGCGTCGCCGTCACCGGCCACCCGCAGGCCCCCTCCATCGGCCAGATGTTCCTGGCGGGCGTGGTGCCGGGCCTGATGATGGCGACCATGCTCGGCATCACCACCTGGACCCGGGCGCGGCGCAACGGCTATCCGCGCATGCCAAGGGCGACCTTCGGCGAGCGCTGGGCGGCCTTCCGCGAGAGCTTCTGGGGCCTGCTGCTGATCGTCGTGGTGATGGGCGGCATCTACAGCGGCGTCTTCACCCCGACCGAGGCGGCGGCGATGGCCGCGGTCTACGCCTTCGTCGTCGCGGTCTTCGTCTACAAGGACATGACGCTGCGCCAGGTGCCGAAGGTGCTGCTGGACAGCGCCAGCATGTCGGCGATGCTGCTCTACATCATCACCAACGCCGTGCTGTTCTCGTTCCTGATGACCTCGGAGCAGATCCCGCAGACCATGGCGGCCTGGATCATCGAACAGCAGATGGGCGTCTGGGTCTTCCTGCTGGTGGTCAACATCGTGCTGCTGGCGGCCGGCAACTTCATGGAGCCGTCCTCGATCGTGCTGATCCTGGCGCCGATCCTGTTCCCGGTGGCGATGAAGCTGGGCATCGACCCGGTGCATTTCGGCATCCTGATCATCGTGAACATGGAGGTCGGCATGTGCCACCCGCCGGTGGGCCTGAACCTCTATGTCGCGAGCGGCATCACCAAGATGGGCATCACCGAGCTGACCGTGGCAGTCTGGCCGTGGCTGCTGACCATGCTGGTGTTCCTGGCGATGGTGACCTACATCCCGGCCATCTCGCTGTGGTTCCCCCGCCTGATCGGGGTGATGTAG
- a CDS encoding TRAP transporter small permease: MLMKILDRLEETLIASLMAAATLVIFVAVVHRYLSGIPAVQDYVLHWNLAWAQELCIYMFVWMAKFGAAYGVRTGIHVGVDVVINRLDRGPRHAFVLFGLLAGALFTGVVGTLGANFVWHMADTEQVSADLELPMWIVYLAVPCGSYLMCFRFLQVAWSFLRSGELPHHDHAHVDGIDPVEAAKEGGPA; encoded by the coding sequence ATGCTCATGAAAATCCTCGACCGCCTTGAGGAGACGCTGATCGCGTCCCTGATGGCGGCGGCGACGCTCGTCATCTTCGTGGCGGTGGTCCACCGCTACCTGTCGGGCATCCCCGCCGTCCAAGACTATGTCCTGCACTGGAACCTCGCCTGGGCGCAGGAGCTCTGCATCTACATGTTCGTCTGGATGGCCAAGTTCGGCGCCGCCTACGGCGTGCGGACCGGCATCCATGTCGGGGTGGACGTCGTCATCAACCGGCTGGACCGCGGCCCGCGCCATGCCTTCGTGCTGTTCGGCCTGCTGGCCGGGGCACTGTTCACCGGGGTCGTCGGCACGCTCGGCGCCAACTTCGTCTGGCACATGGCGGACACCGAGCAGGTGTCGGCCGACCTGGAACTGCCGATGTGGATCGTCTATCTGGCCGTTCCCTGCGGTTCCTACCTGATGTGCTTCCGCTTCCTGCAGGTGGCCTGGAGCTTCCTGCGCTCGGGCGAGCTGCCGCACCACGACCACGCCCATGTCGACGGCATCGACCCGGTCGAGGCCGCCAAGGAAGGAGGCCCGGCATGA
- a CDS encoding TRAP transporter substrate-binding protein, translating into MTFTKLFCAAALGCLMAAPVAFSPAAYAQDPIVIKFSHVVAPDTPKGKGAERFKELAEKATGGKVKVEVYPNSQLYKDKEELEALQLGAVQMLAPSLAKFGPLGAKEFEVFDLPYIFPNKTVLRRVTEGPIGKQLFQKLESKGIIGLAYWDNGFKVMSANKPLIKPEDMKGLKMRIQSSKVLDAQMRALGALPQVMAFSEVYQALQTGVVDGTENPPSNMYTQKMHEVQKHATLTDHGYLGYAVIVNKKFWDGLPADVRTALEGAMKEATTFANDIAQSENDTSMAQMKASGKTAFHEQTKEEREAWMKALLPVHKDAESRVGKDLIQAIYKEAEAAGFKM; encoded by the coding sequence ATGACGTTCACCAAGCTGTTTTGCGCCGCAGCGCTCGGCTGCCTGATGGCGGCGCCGGTCGCCTTCAGCCCGGCCGCCTACGCCCAGGATCCCATCGTCATCAAGTTCAGCCACGTCGTCGCCCCCGACACCCCCAAGGGCAAGGGTGCCGAGCGCTTCAAGGAGCTGGCGGAGAAGGCGACCGGCGGCAAGGTGAAGGTCGAGGTCTATCCGAACAGCCAGCTCTACAAGGACAAGGAGGAGCTGGAGGCGCTGCAGCTCGGCGCGGTGCAGATGCTCGCCCCGTCGCTGGCCAAGTTCGGCCCGCTGGGCGCCAAGGAGTTCGAGGTCTTCGACCTGCCCTACATCTTCCCGAACAAGACCGTGCTGCGCCGCGTGACCGAGGGTCCGATCGGCAAGCAGCTCTTCCAGAAGCTGGAGAGCAAGGGGATCATCGGGCTGGCCTACTGGGACAACGGCTTCAAGGTCATGAGCGCCAACAAGCCGCTCATCAAGCCGGAGGACATGAAGGGCCTGAAGATGCGCATCCAGTCCTCCAAGGTGCTGGACGCGCAGATGCGCGCGCTGGGCGCCCTGCCGCAGGTCATGGCCTTCTCCGAGGTCTACCAGGCGCTGCAGACCGGCGTTGTGGACGGCACCGAGAACCCGCCGTCCAACATGTATACCCAGAAGATGCACGAGGTGCAGAAGCACGCCACGCTGACCGACCACGGCTATCTCGGCTATGCGGTCATCGTGAACAAGAAGTTCTGGGACGGCCTGCCGGCCGACGTGCGCACCGCTCTCGAAGGCGCCATGAAGGAGGCGACCACCTTCGCCAACGACATCGCGCAGAGCGAGAACGACACCTCGATGGCCCAGATGAAGGCGTCGGGCAAGACCGCGTTCCACGAGCAGACCAAGGAAGAGCGCGAGGCCTGGATGAAGGCCCTGCTGCCCGTCCACAAGGACGCCGAGTCCCGCGTCGGCAAGGATCTGATCCAGGCCATCTACAAGGAAGCCGAGGCCGCCGGCTTCAAGATGTAA
- a CDS encoding PAS domain S-box protein: MPNEYFRFQPVPASPDAPHPQLPAAPRAASHAMPIAAMALVVVLLGVFLWLLHRSEQEEEAETLIKDVLWVEQTLHFQIASDEEKLLHLAEQLAGEEGGRSRFDSMARLVVSANPAIERVVWLDAAGHPLLTEPPAGRAEGGAGDGAGDGAGGGAGGGGDPAGRARADAFLIARSSGLRSYGAPYRTAAGGAGFDLVVPMSRDGRFIGALVGVMSLDAMLTHHVPWWVAQRYRIEVVNATGAVLAAKSRVAPPDPRHSHTVPLDRPGHGLALVATLYRTDANMTRIVLLVAIFGLTAAALASLWSLRRHIARRIRAEEALRAEHAFRKAMEDSLTVGMRARDLEGRITYVNPAFCRMVGVPAEELIGRGPPMPYWLPEELEEAEAAFRAVLAGKAPSNGLEMRFRRADGERFDALIYEAPLIDANGRHAGWMGSVLDVTERKRAEELARQQQERLQHTARLITLGEMASTLAHELNQPLSAIASYCTGCLNKLRSDRFEREEVAAALDKLAAQARRAGQIIRRVHEFVRKREPVVAPCSLTRVAEDCVALMGADAARHGVRLELEAAEGLPEVCGDRILLQQVVLNLMRNGIEAMARTPRGDRRLTIAVSAGEAGPGERQAGEPAVRLSVQDRGCGIPPENAASLFTPFFTTKSEGMGMGLNICRSIVEHHRGRLWFEPGEDGGTRFLVSLPVAPVPSASPTSSQIPAPAPTAARPLADAAQ, encoded by the coding sequence ATGCCCAATGAGTACTTCCGGTTTCAGCCCGTGCCCGCATCGCCCGACGCCCCGCATCCCCAGCTTCCCGCCGCTCCGCGGGCCGCCTCGCACGCCATGCCCATCGCGGCGATGGCGCTGGTCGTCGTCCTGCTGGGCGTCTTCCTCTGGCTGCTCCATCGCAGCGAGCAGGAGGAAGAGGCGGAGACCCTGATCAAGGACGTGCTGTGGGTCGAGCAGACCCTGCACTTCCAGATCGCCTCCGACGAGGAGAAGCTGCTGCACCTCGCCGAACAGCTCGCGGGAGAGGAGGGCGGGCGCAGCCGCTTCGACTCCATGGCCCGGCTGGTGGTCAGCGCCAACCCGGCGATCGAGCGGGTGGTGTGGCTCGATGCCGCGGGCCATCCGCTGCTGACCGAACCGCCGGCCGGTCGGGCCGAGGGCGGCGCCGGCGACGGCGCCGGCGACGGTGCCGGTGGGGGCGCCGGCGGGGGAGGGGACCCGGCCGGCCGGGCGCGGGCCGACGCCTTCCTGATCGCCCGCTCCTCGGGCCTGCGCAGCTACGGCGCGCCCTACCGCACGGCGGCGGGCGGCGCCGGCTTCGATCTCGTGGTCCCGATGTCGCGCGACGGGCGCTTCATCGGGGCGCTGGTCGGGGTGATGTCGCTCGACGCCATGCTGACCCATCACGTCCCGTGGTGGGTGGCGCAGCGCTACCGCATCGAGGTGGTGAACGCCACCGGCGCCGTGCTCGCCGCCAAGTCGCGGGTCGCCCCGCCCGACCCGCGCCACAGCCACACCGTGCCACTCGACCGGCCGGGGCACGGGCTGGCCCTGGTGGCGACCCTCTACCGGACGGACGCGAACATGACGCGCATCGTCCTGCTGGTGGCGATCTTCGGCCTGACCGCCGCGGCGCTGGCCAGCCTGTGGTCGCTGCGCCGCCACATCGCCCGCCGCATCCGGGCGGAGGAGGCCCTGCGCGCCGAGCACGCCTTCCGCAAGGCGATGGAGGACAGCCTGACCGTCGGCATGCGGGCGCGCGACCTGGAGGGGCGCATCACCTACGTGAACCCCGCCTTCTGCCGGATGGTCGGCGTGCCGGCGGAGGAGCTGATCGGCCGCGGCCCGCCCATGCCCTATTGGCTGCCCGAGGAGCTGGAGGAGGCCGAGGCCGCCTTCCGCGCCGTGCTGGCCGGCAAGGCGCCGTCCAACGGGCTGGAGATGCGCTTCCGCCGTGCCGACGGCGAGCGGTTCGACGCGCTGATCTACGAGGCGCCGCTGATCGACGCCAACGGCCGCCATGCCGGCTGGATGGGCTCCGTCCTCGACGTGACCGAGCGCAAGCGGGCGGAGGAGCTGGCCCGCCAGCAGCAGGAGAGGCTGCAGCACACCGCCCGGCTGATCACGCTGGGCGAGATGGCCTCCACCCTGGCGCACGAGCTGAACCAGCCGCTGTCGGCCATCGCCAGCTATTGCACCGGCTGCCTCAACAAGCTGCGCTCCGACCGGTTCGAGCGCGAGGAGGTGGCGGCGGCGCTGGACAAGCTGGCCGCCCAGGCCCGGCGCGCCGGCCAGATCATCCGCCGCGTCCACGAGTTCGTGCGCAAGCGCGAGCCGGTGGTCGCCCCCTGCTCGCTGACCCGGGTGGCCGAGGACTGCGTCGCCCTGATGGGCGCCGACGCCGCCCGCCACGGCGTCCGGCTGGAGCTGGAGGCGGCGGAGGGGCTGCCCGAGGTGTGCGGCGACCGCATCCTGCTGCAGCAGGTGGTGCTGAACCTGATGCGCAACGGCATCGAGGCGATGGCCCGCACCCCGCGCGGCGACCGCCGCCTGACGATCGCCGTCTCGGCGGGGGAGGCGGGGCCCGGCGAAAGGCAGGCCGGCGAGCCGGCGGTGCGGCTGTCCGTCCAGGACCGCGGCTGCGGCATCCCGCCGGAGAATGCCGCCTCCCTCTTCACCCCCTTCTTCACCACCAAGTCCGAAGGCATGGGCATGGGGCTGAACATCTGCCGCAGCATCGTCGAGCATCACCGCGGCCGCCTGTGGTTCGAGCCGGGGGAGGACGGCGGCACCCGCTTCCTGGTATCGCTTCCCGTGGCGCCGGTTCCGTCCGCGTCCCCGACCTCGTCCCAAATCCCGGCCCCGGCCCCCACCGCCGCCCGGCCTCTCGCGGATGCCGCACAATGA
- a CDS encoding response regulator transcription factor: protein MTTLHIIDDDEAIRDALSWLFQSRNVPARCWPSAEAFLESCTPQTAGCLLLDVRMEGMGGLELFDRLQDLGCRMPVIFLTGHADVPMAVAALKKGARDFVEKPFNDNELVDRVIEALAFDAGQREREAGQAGISARLATLTHRERQVMELVVAGRLNKVIADELGISMRTVEVHRAHVFEKMRVKTAVELARLLAASGEAAAGTTR, encoded by the coding sequence ATGACCACGCTGCACATCATCGACGACGACGAAGCGATCCGCGACGCGCTGAGCTGGCTGTTCCAGTCGCGCAACGTGCCGGCCCGCTGCTGGCCCTCGGCCGAGGCCTTCCTGGAGTCCTGCACGCCGCAGACCGCCGGCTGCCTGCTGCTCGACGTCCGCATGGAGGGGATGGGCGGGCTGGAGCTGTTCGACCGGCTGCAGGATCTCGGCTGCCGCATGCCGGTGATCTTCCTGACCGGCCATGCCGACGTGCCGATGGCGGTGGCGGCGCTGAAGAAGGGGGCGCGCGACTTCGTCGAGAAGCCCTTCAACGACAACGAGCTGGTCGACCGCGTGATCGAGGCGCTGGCCTTCGACGCCGGACAGCGCGAGCGGGAGGCCGGGCAGGCCGGCATCTCGGCGCGGCTCGCCACGCTGACCCACCGCGAGCGGCAGGTTATGGAGCTGGTGGTCGCCGGCCGGCTGAACAAGGTGATCGCCGACGAGCTCGGCATCAGCATGCGCACGGTCGAGGTCCACCGCGCCCACGTCTTCGAGAAGATGCGCGTGAAGACGGCGGTCGAGCTGGCGCGGCTGCTCGCCGCATCCGGAGAAGCCGCGGCGGGGACGACTCGTTAA